The Centropristis striata isolate RG_2023a ecotype Rhode Island chromosome 1, C.striata_1.0, whole genome shotgun sequence nucleotide sequence ATTTGGTCGATGTATATCATCAATAAGTATTACAAATCTGTCAACCAGGTAATTGTAATGATTTGTCTTTATGAATCAAGAGACAGGCCGAACCTTCTGTAGATCTGGCAGGTGGATCCGAGCTCCTCACACTCCAGGTGGATCACTCTGGTGAATGAAACCTGGAATAAAACCGACAGCATTGCATTAGAAAAAAGATAGGATTTGATGCATAAttatcaaaaacaaataaagggaTCAAACAGGATAATGCACCTCTTCCTCATCTGAGGTTTGCTCGCTGGGGATGAAGATGGTGCAGTACTGAGCGTGTGTGAAGGGCATGATGGTAGCAGCCATCTTACTCAGCAGAACTTCAAAGGAATGGTGCTCCTTTGACAATACCTGTGCCATCTCGATCAAGGCctgacaaccacacacacacacacacacacacacacacacacacacacacatataaatacacaaacaatcACACATGCATGAAAATAGACAGATTGCATGTTGTTCTCTGTTGGTATTACCTGACTGCGTTTGGCCTCCTGTCTTGAACTTTCATACAGCTGGACATTATCCAGCACCATCCCCAACACATCCATATGATTTGAAAGCACCTGACCAATAAAATTCAACTCAGCTGTAAATTACCTCACATTTATTGCTGGCAAACAGCTATAAGTGACTTCTAATCAAAATgtgcacatttatatataatttgcattaaaataacatGCATACCTTACAAATAAGACATAAGTTTTAATGTTTGCTGCCCAACTCCTCACCTTTTCATCCATGTTGGTGAAACCAGAAATTGATCCATCGCAGGCATTTCTCTTGTTGATCATTAACACAACACCGATCACCTGTTAGAAagaatatgatgtgtatttgttACAAAATCTGTGTTATAACCTCGATCAACAATACATCACACTAAAGGTTCCATAGGACTGTGTTTATATATTCATCCTGATTAAGTAGGGTATGTGCAAAAACCACAACATATAATtcaatgtaatgtttatttcCTATCCATATCAGAGAATGCAGAAGCCTTAGATATAAATATCTTGTGTGATGTTTTACACAGTCGCCCAAAAGGTTGgaataattttcatttttcattttcaatgtgatatgtttggaaaagaTTTGTTAGTAAAgctttgagaagatatacactttatctgtcaagaataaatcacattgtcacaatcatttcatggaaagaggtaaaacatattttattcaaactttctgggcgaccgtgtatgtgatttactgtttgtaaattttgcaaactgttttgtttttcattggggttttttgtaaaaacattatattgtcttttaattttaGGTATATAGCTgacactaaactaaactaaactaaactaaactatttGCTATGAACAAATACAGTATAACAATCCAGTGCAATTGATCATCTTGATACCTCTCCCCCATGGTTCTTGATGGGAACACTCAAAACAGTCCTGATTTTTAAAGATTGGTCGTCATCTATGTAGAATCTGGGGTCCTGAGGAAGTAAACAATGCCCAGTTAGCTACATAATACCATAGACAAGCATTACATCACTTATTTATACTTAGTTTGCAACACAAACATGGAACATTGCATCATCCTGTATTTATCTGGCAGCAGCAGACTGTAACATCTGTCAAAATGTCACTCTATTCATATCTCTGTGTCTATAAACTACCAGGCCAATTTTGTTCATCGATTCTGAAAACATCTAAAACCATGTTTCTTAGTAATCTTGGTGACCTGCAGGTTATTAGGGACTACCTATCCACACCCACACTGATTTGGGATTACCTGCCAGGCACTGGCACTGGTTCCTAATCACATTAGTGATGTGGGTACCTCCAGTAAGCTTTTAAGTGAGCTGTGCTGTATTTTCCCTCTGCGTGGGTGTGTCTACAGCCTGTGTGGGTGTAGTATGTAACATCACTGTCTCAATAATCAGAGGTTAATCAGTGGAAGCAGTCTGTAAAAGGATTAGAAGCAGGTGCGTCATTTGGGATTccctcacacacccacacactgtgaaataaccATGTCATCGTCTAAAAACAGGCTGTCAGGAAATGGGTGACTCATTGAGTGTGCAGTCCTCACTCCACATTTAAATACCTGTGTCCTTAAACAAACTAACCACTTGGTCATGTGTAGAAATTTTGTCAGTTGCTGTTGTTAAGCAAAGCAAAATGCAGAGTCATGAAAAGTGTTTCAAGGTTTACCTCTGATACGTCTCTCATGTTCATTGGTGACCCTGTAGCCAGTACACATCCCATGATACCCTTCACCAGCTCCATGTGTGCGTGGCTGTAGAAGTTGCCTTCACTCAAGCACCCCGACATTATCGGGGTGATCACCTCTTCCAGagtatttcttccaccactgtctttctTTACCAGAGAAAGGGAGCAACACTCAGCCCCCAGCAGCTCCCCAGTGTGCAGGACAGCCCCATGGCAGAGCTCCACTACAGAAACCATCCAGCTGAGACCTCCTCTCAGGAGCTCCATCATCCATGGGCAACACTCACCATGGCCACATGCTGCAGTACTTGCAGCAGTCGGACGCAGACGACGAGGAGAGTGCGATAAGTTAGGGGAGCAGGGGCAGATGGGAGAAAGAGGACGgcagggagaaaaagagaagctTGAACAACGAGGAGAGCGTGGAGAGCAAGGGGAGTGCCTGCCCATTACATCTGGACTGCAGCGATCCGACCACTCGGGGGCGCTGAGATTGGAGGCGAGGGGTTTGAGCCTGTCCATCAAACATGAAATGTTCAAATGTGAGCTGTGTAGTGGAGAGGAAGGTCTGCGCTGATGAGGCTTCCTTTGCAGGTCGGTGTGGTCAGAGCTGCTCCTGGGAAACCTTTGCTGTGGAGACTCTGTCTGTGGACCACTGACCctaaagacaaagacaaaacagatgAGATTACTGACTGGCTGGGAAAGCACAAATcagaacagaatatttttgtGGTTAAGACATTTTGTGGAGGGTACATTGCCTCACTGCAGAAGTGTTTCTACAGCGATTGATTGGTGTAGTGGAGGGCATACGTAGGTATACGGGGTATAGCCacctcttttttctcatttattgtaTACCCACATAAATCCAAAAATCATTGGGATATAAAGGAGAGTATACCCACTTCCTCTGTAACCCACCCATCTTTATAGTAGTACACTCCCTTTATCAACTACCACCGCACCACACTCATTTACCTCAatggttctcaacctttctcATGTCAAGGAGTCCTAACGATTTAGATCTTAGATTTTGCTTCAGGGATCTGTAAATATTCTGGTTGTGAGATGATTAAGACCAAAAAGTGATCAAACTAAAGAATAAACTGTTTCCCATTTTTCTAGGGGAACCACTGAAAATCTTTCAACGGCCTAAAGAGGGCCCCTGGTTGAAAAACACTCatttacacagtttatcatTCAGCCAAACTTAAGTCATAGATGCAGCTATAAGTTGAAAAGCTATATAATGTAAAATCATCTTACGCGGAAGCTCTGCGTAAAAAGTACGCCCTCGTGAAGTCGGAGTGGTCATCCAGCCAGGCCTCCACTTGGTCGCTCTTCATACCGTCGCCAAACCTCTTGTTGCGCGTCTTGGAGCGAGGGCTCCACTGCGGGGAGAAGAACCAGCCCATGCCCCGCACCATCGGCGGCTCACCCACTGTCTCCCCGCGGAACGACTCCTCTGTCCCCGTGGCGGTGGTTGCCCTGGGTGTCGCACTGTCAGGCTCCATGGACTCCGGCGCTTCAGAGTGGAGGCAGGGCATCCCCTCCAAGTAAAGCGCAAAAAGATCGTTCAGACTCAGGTTTTTTGGCGTCTGGTGAGCTTTCTATGAGAAATAGCTGCCATGTGGAGGTAGTGAGGCAGACTGAAGTGACgtgcagcagagcagagagatgaCTATGAAGAGCTCGTGGAAACGATTGCGTCAAGGTAATCCCCTGACCTTTACTTAGCCGATCTGGCGCCACAGGTGTATTCATTAAAGGAAAGCGATTTAATCTTCATTACAGATATTGGCTCGGGTCCAACCATGGAGTTTGCTTCATCATGAATTGGCTGCTAGGTTACACTCCCCTCTGCAAACTGCATTATGCTACCTGAAGAAAGTTTGAGTCTTTAACCTGTCTTTAACCTGTTCATTCACATGTGGGGACATCATCAGTAGGAATTTCACTTATTCACTTGGTTTCCCTTATCACTAACATATCTATATATAGGAAAAATCTACACATAAAGATATATGTTTTAATTACAGGATTGCACTtgaattaatcaaattaaaggTAAAACATGGCAGTCAGCATACTAAAGTTGTTGCTttaagtttgtgtttgttggtttttatatcagtatttctggttgttttttaatgtgtgtcttGAAAACAGGAAACAGTAAGCATTCCATAAACACTGGTgggtaaaattataaataaatagcttTGCTGCAAAATACTGTGTGACgcgtactttttattttattttaccagaAATATTTCCTATTTAAATTAAGAATCTCTATATCAAGGGAGCTCTGGCCAAgacatacacataaacatagaaactaaaatatgaagaaaaaaacaaacaaacaaacaaaaaaaaaaagaattgaaaCGAACAGCAAATTGCATCAAACATGAAATAGCAATTCTCAGTAACAAGATAAGTGCATTCAGTATTGTAATATGTTAcagtaataaagtaaaataaacgtAGGGCCTTCCCCACTTTTAGTCTATTTCTCAAGTGCACCAAAACATGGGGcattttcaaatgcattttttttttgctactttGCACACGACAAGTAAAGTGCCATCtagtttaaatatatttgacagaaGGCAGACCTCTCTATCTCCAAGTAAGATGACTTAATTTTGGGGTGAACCGTCCCTTTAAAAACATGACACAGTAAAGAGTTTTAAGTTGTATACTGGTGGGTAAAATTTTCGATGAATACCTTTTAATAAGAGTTTTGCAAAGTACTGTtgattgtttaatttaatatgtaataataacaaaaaaacgtCCATCCCTTCATTTTACAGAATATCTTTTggaattaaatgttttcaatgtaGACGGCAGCAGAGAGGGGTCACCTCACCAACATTTACTTCTGAGTACTCAAAGTGTTTACCTGCACACCAATCAGTGTAACTGCTCCCTCTGCTGGCTGCTCACTCCCTCATCATCTGCAGTGGGTGGGTCCACCAGTGACAGCTGCGCCGTGATTGGCTGCTCCAGGAGGAGGCTGCCATGACACAGTGGATGCTGCACGGAATCAGTTCCACAGCATCAGCAGGCAGTGGACCTCCATCCTCCTCGttatccctctctctttctcttttttctcctcctttgcctctcctcctctcaccaCCACCCttgctctctcttttctctcccttcTCCTCCCCCCTTTGGACAGACACGAAGGCCTGCCCGGGCACTCTGCAGCAGAGgacgtacacacacacgccagcaggaatagcagcagcagcagcagcagcagcaggcggaCTGGTAGGTGTGCTGAGGCCTGTCTCCCTCCTGCAGCACAGGCAAGACATCGCGTTCTCCTCTGATCTCCGTCAAGGACTATCTAtttgagaagtgtgtgtgtgtgtgtgtgtgtgtgtgtggcgtgtgAGAGCAGGGATCTGGACTACCACACCCTGGGAGTATTTACTGTCACTGCTGGAGCTACACTGGGTGAATGTTGCAGTAAATGTTTTCTTCCTCTACATCCCGTTTCTGTGCATATAGAAAGATTTGAATTCTCTGTGTTGGCTGCTGGAGTTTGTTATTTTCCTCCCCTCTACAGCTCTGGGATCTGCCTCGGCGTGGACTAGGCCTTGTGCGTCTGAACACATGTGTCTCTGCTAATGAGTGTTTTGAATGTCTAACAAAGGTCACACCATTTGGCATGCTGTGTGCATGTATTGTCAGCCCACCTAACGACAgccttcctcttttctttccaACTTCATCCCCAGCCTTTCCATCCATCTCTCCCTGCCTCACATCTTCCACCTCACCACTTTCCTCTTCTCTGTCCTCCTGCATCTTCTTTTCCTCTCaacatttttcctctttcttagaacacctcttttctcctccctctccacGTTCGTTttccatctcttcttcttcacacCTCTTCTCCTTCCGGCTGGCTGGTTTCCCAGGATGCCTTGTTCCAGGCCGCTTCGCTAGGCCTTAGCAGCATGGGCGCAgcctgggtggggagagagagcACGGATTGGACCCTTCCCCTCAGGACGGGCGCGCTGGCGGGTCACCCTCCCTCAGCTTCAGATGGGCGAGGACGCTGAGAGCCCCAAAATCAACCACACCTTCCTGCGAGACTACGTCACTGAAGGTAGAACAGACGGTGTGTCATCGCTGTCTCTGTGGTGTCCGATAACATGCTGGTATGATTGAGTGGTTTCATTTCAGCTACATGGGTGCATTATCCCTGCACTGCTCGATATGAGGAAAGGATGTTGACATTAATTACTCCATGACCTACTGAACGCTCACTGAGAGACACTTCATTATTGGGCCAGATATGATTTTGCCAACAAAGTGTCCTATGACAGATAATTGTTTAAATGTATGGTTTTAAGTTTAAGGAGCTGGTAGTAGAACTACTGTAACATTTGGTGCTTATTTCTTGTCCCATTGAGAATGTGTCCAAAAAAGGCCAGAGCATTATGAGTATCAGCTATTATGGTTTTGCTGAACAAGATACTTTTTTATTGatccagtttttttcttttattcccaCATCCCCAAATGTGGACACATTTCATATTCCGCATTTCCTTTCTATTCTACCATGTCTTTAGCTCTCTCACACCCCTGCTTCTTTTATTCTAAAAATGATCCTGCTTAATTACTTCACATTTCTCTGTCGTCCTCCCAGCTGATGTCATCTCTACGGTGGAATTCAACCAGACGGGGGACTTGCTGGCCACAGGGGATAAAGGTGGCCGCGTGGTCATCTTCCAGAGAGAGACTGAGGTCAGTTTAAcatgtaaaacttgaaataaTCACCCAGGATATCCACAAACAATAGGATCTATCTTTGCACATAAATGCCAATTCAaagctgtgtttttttccttatttgtcCTGGACAGTCTAAAGGGGAGTCTGAGGAGGTGGGGGAGACGGGGGACTCTGGAGAGTACAATGTCTACAGCACGTTCCAGAGCCACGAGCCGGACTTTGACTACCTGAAGAGTCTGGAGATTGAAGAGAAAATTAACAAGATCAGATGGCTGCCACAACAGAATGCAGCACATTTCCTCCTCTCCACCAATGGTAAGAAACCACAGAGACCAGGAAATAAACCACAGGGCCTTTCCCATTTCCCAGTGTGTACATCCTCAACTCCTTTCCTCATGTCTTAGTCACACCCACAGTTGGTGAGAGCAGAAGAGATGAAGAAGAGACACGAGGAGAGAGGAGTTGAGGGCAACAGGCAtttaacaaaatgacacatcatTGCATCAAAGCTGTCATTTTAATGGATGGTCAATTAAATGTAATGTGGCACACCTCTTTTATACGTTACATACATACAGGTCTCTCTGTTCATATTTCTATTTGAATAATTTGCttgttatttttgtcaaaattttaaATCACGAATCCAAATTTTCAGGCAAAGAGCCAAactttttaaacacaactgtacatTTCCTCTGTTTATGAATGTACAAACACaaaagctgttaaaatgtgtaatttaactTTTAATCATTCTGAAAATGTTATTATATAACCTCCAGTCCCCCTGGCATGTTTGTAGTTCTAGACGAAGTGTTTTAAACTTGATATCCCAGTTAACAGTGCAAATAGCTCAACCTGTGTATAGTTTGTGCTTTGAGATATCAATGGCATGACTGGCTTCATCTTCTATTACCTTGCTGGGATAATATAACATCAAGCCAGTCATTGGAGTCACGTTTATGGGTACAGTAGTGCCACCAACGTTCCGGTGTGAAAACCACAGAATCTAATCTGTGCTCTGATGATATTCCTGTCATGAAACTCAATCGCCTTGAAGTGTCCACCTGAATTGCCTTAGAAACTGGCCATATGAAGAAGAAATCTTTATCAGCTCTCTTCTCCATTGACTGTTGCTTTTATCGTCCGCTTTCTCTCAACTCTATCAACTTCCTGTGATGTGCAAATCTTTCTGCCTGTCACAGATAAGACCATTAAACTGTGGAAGGTGAGTGAGAGAGACAAGAGACCAGAGGGATACAACCTGAAAGATGAGGAGGGACGGCTCAAGGACATCTCTACCATCACCTCTCTGCAGGtgcgcccacacacacacacacacacactcacacacacatgatcaCCTTTATTTTGGTCCGTCAAACACTGCACGTATCAGGTTAATGTCCCAGTGCCCTCATGTGACCCCCAACTTTCATGTCCTCTAATTCTGCCCTTCTTGTGTTTCTTGTTGTTGCTCTATCGCTCTATTTCATTCCCCTGTACTGTTTCCTATCGACAAAATTCAACCCccctgttatgttgcaggtcaaattgacccatttctaactttctaaaaatctaaatctaaaaaaaaaaaaaaattgaaaaaaataaaataaaaataaatgtcatactaaaactattgtattgtatatgtaGGTCCTTccaatgtgcataaaaaaagttttaacatgcatttttttaatgaaaaaagagtGCATTATCCTCAtcgaaccatgatctgtgagaggtaaagaacataattgcactaaatattgattgaaatggtaagtcatggagttattaatgaaatataaacaatgtttattgggattttttagtttctgacacttttggataattaaacatccCCCTGGTCAAATTGAGCCACAGACATGTTATTcctaaaaaaagaacataacaGGGGGGTTAATCAatcctctctatctctctatttAAGGTGCCGGTGCTGAAACCTACAGATCTGATGGTGGAGGTTCGTCCTAGACGAGTGTTCTCCAACGGACACACCTACCATGTTAACTCCATCTCAGTCAACAGCGACGGGGAGACGTACCTGTCCGCTGATGACCTCCGCATCAATATGTGGCACCTGGGCATCACAGACCGCAGCTTCAGTATCCTTCCTAACGctgatttgtttaatttatatcatacacaatttatttttaattccacTCTGCTCATCAACATCATTCTGTTTTCTATCACTCCAGAAAGCAGCttgccatctgattttttctttgtaacGTGATCTTTTACTGGAGGAGGTGACTCATATATCGCAGGGTATGAAATTCCCAGAACTTcactgaataaaaatacaaagaggGGGCTATTTTTTCCACTGTTATGAAAGTATTGGTGTGTGTCATCACAATCAGTTCTGCTGCAACAATATAAAACTGATTCCAGAAATTGATTTTTACTTAAAAGTCATCCTTTTATAAGggacaaaaagcacaaaaagactGGCAGAAATTGAGCCTTTCTTTCTACAGATTAAATATCATAACAAgtcaataatattttattttcagggtTCAGTAGTCATTcctatttgtcattttccaaacttAAAATGAATGCTTAATAAAGTGCTTAAGGGATAATCATATTGATTgcagtaaaataactttttgctAGTGAATCTATGTTTTAAGAATAGTGATAGAAAAAGAGCACACTAAAGCCTATATATATGTTAGAGTGTGCATGAATTAATAGTGCTGATATGCACCACATGCAAGTGTGCGAAGGTGTATATATGCTCTCTGATTCAATTCCTCCTTTTGAAATATACATACAGTTGAAATATACTTTACATTCCTGCTCATATAAATTCATCCgtgatttatatttaatgtaaacagCCTGTGACTATGTTTGGATTTATGTTTCGATTAGAGTGCTGTGTATCCAGTGAGGCTGTAGTGTGTTGGTGGTGATTTCCCATTCAAATGGAAGCTGACCTAGAAAATCAAAGAGGCATCTATGGAAGAAGAGTTTAAATAATTCACTCAGCAGTACACTTTCTACTGAGCCACACAGGACTACCACAAATagaacagagagaggagcagagtgtGCATTCATATCGGGGGTTGGTTGGGGAGCATTTTTTGGGGTTGTGATTATAAATTGAGGTGAAAGCATGGAAAACATTCTGCTACTGAAAATTAGACAATAATCTGAAACTGAAAAGCAGCTGAAAAGGTGTATGTGTTGGAATACATCTCTGCCGTAGTGGTTTCTGGGCTTCCTTCCTCTGAGGAtgtgcactggaattctactccttaatacatactccttctttagacactttatttttacattacattttattgtatttttatattgtattgcttgaagtatgcttAGGTTGTTCTTTTGACTTAAATTGTGTTGCCatcatctctgtgtgtaatgctgctgctacactgtaatttcccagcttgggataaataaagtatatctatctatctatctatctatctatctatctatctatctatctatctatctatctatctatctatctatctatctatctatctatctatctatctatcatcagCCTTCCTTCCCTGAAATATATTATAACATGTCATACTGTGTGCATGGTGCTTATTCCTTAACAGACATTTTCCCCAGATATTGTGGACATCAAACCAGCCAACATGGAGGACCTGACGGAGGTGATAACAGCAGCAGAGTTCCACCCGCACCACTGCCACTTGTTTGTGTACAGCAGCAGCAAGGGCACCCTGCGCCTCTGTGACATGAGAGCCTCCGCACTCtgtgacagacacacaaaatgtaAGCATGTTGTGGACGTAAGAGAGCTTATTTGCACTGATGGAAACATAGAATTGATCACAAGGCTTGTTGGTCTCACCAATGATCTGTGATTATATTTGTGAATATGTGTTGTTGGTCAGTATTTGAGGAACCTGAGGATCCAGGAAGCCGGTCCTTCTTCTCAGAGATCATTTCCTCTGTGTCTGACGTCAAGTTCAGCCACAGTGGACGTTACCTGCTGACCAGAGATTACCTCACCGCCAAGGTGTGGGACCTGAACATGGACAAGGGCCCCGTGGAGACGTACCAGGTAAGGCAGCACATCTGTTCCCTTAATGcagcttgtgtttgttgtgttgttgatgAATATGACAACATGGCAGAATATGCATACATACAGGCTGTCATAGATGTTGTGCTGTGCATGTGGTTGATCCACTGGACACTGGACTTATAGCAAAAATCATgttgacaattatttttgtcaAGATTTAAATCACAATTATTAAACATGATTACTCATCAACTttggaaacatcatgcatttattaaaaaaaaaaaagtactttaaatttaactgaaatagaaaaaaaagaaaaatacatttttaaaaattgatacATAAAtgacatgaataaatatatatttaaataagtagtttgaataaaaaataaaaaatgcatactATGTTGTAATGTTAGTACACTTCCACAATCTACTGAAAAACCTACTCAATATACAATACGATACAAAAATTacaccaaaataaaattaaaagatgaaatgtgaaattaaaatgcaacatataCTCAGTATTTTAAGAAAATTATATTGAACATGTTTGAGTCAGTAACACATCAAAACATGGCAAAAGTccaccactgtaaaaaaaaaaaaagggaaaaaaagtgtgtgcTGGATTTATAACATGCGACAAAATGAGAGCATCGTTGTGAAACAAAATGCAGCACAGTCAGTAATCGCTTTATctcaattatcttgttttcataatcgGTGGAAGTCAGGATAATAACAGTAATTTCATTCCACTGGACCACCATGTATAATTCTGAACCAAACCCATAAACTAAGATTGTCTGACTGTCTGGTTGATCCCCAGGTCCATGAATATCTGAGGAGTAAGCTGTGTTCCCTCTATGAAAACGACTGCATCTTTGACAAGTTTGAGTGTGTCTGGAACAGCTCAGACAGGTAAGTGGTAGAGATAAGTGGGAGAAAAGGAAAGACAAAGTGCAGTATATTTAAGTCCATTTGAAAGCAAAAgagggggagtgtgtgtgcgtttctTCTCGCAGTGATCCCCTAAATGCTCTGCCCCTGCCATTATCCGACATTTAAATCAATCCCAAAGACAAGCTCTGCAGACGTCTAATCAATCCCCGTGCcttcaattttgttttcttcctttctGCTTCCTCACCCTTCATTGAACTGGCTTTTCTTCTCTGCGCTGCACTCACTTGCCCTTCTCAACATGTCATCTCATTATGCcaatctctcctctcctcagcgTGATCATGACAGGGGCGTACAACAGCTTCTTCCGGATGTTCGACAGGGAGACGGGGCGAGGCGTAACCCTGGAGGCTTGGCGAGAAAGCAGCAAGCCTCGGGCCGTGCTGCGGACCCGGCGTGTGTACAGCGGCG carries:
- the pde5aa gene encoding cGMP-specific 3',5'-cyclic phosphodiesterase — translated: MPCLHSEAPESMEPDSATPRATTATGTEESFRGETVGEPPMVRGMGWFFSPQWSPRSKTRNKRFGDGMKSDQVEAWLDDHSDFTRAYFLRRASAVSGPQTESPQQRFPRSSSDHTDLQRKPHQRRPSSPLHSSHLNISCLMDRLKPLASNLSAPEWSDRCSPDVMGRHSPCSPRSPRCSSFSFSPCRPLSPICPCSPNLSHSPRRLRPTAASTAACGHGECCPWMMELLRGGLSWMVSVVELCHGAVLHTGELLGAECCSLSLVKKDSGGRNTLEEVITPIMSGCLSEGNFYSHAHMELVKGIMGCVLATGSPMNMRDVSEDPRFYIDDDQSLKIRTVLSVPIKNHGGEVIGVVLMINKRNACDGSISGFTNMDEKVLSNHMDVLGMVLDNVQLYESSRQEAKRSQALIEMAQVLSKEHHSFEVLLSKMAATIMPFTHAQYCTIFIPSEQTSDEEEVSFTRVIHLECEELGSTCQIYRRERDISDIDPSHALRTLVAMKTLNMSESSEESIRSLICCPVRNERSENVIAVCQLMNKRSRDSDEMEAFNRYDERLLEDLAVYCGLALQYAQAVQITEERRASIEVTQEVLAYHITAAEPEIQALEEATIPSGESLNILDFYFSDSGLPEDLTTQATIRMFLDLNLVQEFNIDYKSLCQWVLTVRRGYRNNVPYHNWNHALCTAQSMFAMLMATKQLQTIFSPLEILALMIATLNHDLDHRGVSNSYIERSQEPLAQLYGHSSLENHHYNLCLFILNNTGSQILSGLSAEDHRSVLQMIKRAILSTDLTVYMERRKEFFSLAKKGRVSWKSERKRDLLRSMLMTASDLSAITKPWPEQKRIARLVAMEFFAQGDKEKKEFKIKPIDIMNREKSTRMPLMQVEYIDDICYPLYKAVSRLFDTCIPLMNGCKKNRENWTQLAKKAEEEDGENARCETPETSQNTEEEKQTEE
- the ppp2r2ca gene encoding protein phosphatase 2, regulatory subunit B, gamma a, which gives rise to MGEDAESPKINHTFLRDYVTEADVISTVEFNQTGDLLATGDKGGRVVIFQRETESKGESEEVGETGDSGEYNVYSTFQSHEPDFDYLKSLEIEEKINKIRWLPQQNAAHFLLSTNDKTIKLWKVSERDKRPEGYNLKDEEGRLKDISTITSLQVPVLKPTDLMVEVRPRRVFSNGHTYHVNSISVNSDGETYLSADDLRINMWHLGITDRSFNIVDIKPANMEDLTEVITAAEFHPHHCHLFVYSSSKGTLRLCDMRASALCDRHTKLFEEPEDPGSRSFFSEIISSVSDVKFSHSGRYLLTRDYLTAKVWDLNMDKGPVETYQVHEYLRSKLCSLYENDCIFDKFECVWNSSDSVIMTGAYNSFFRMFDRETGRGVTLEAWRESSKPRAVLRTRRVYSGGKRRRGDVGVDSLDFTKKILHMAWHPSENIIAIAATNNLYIFQDRVNPEAQVQ